CATAAAAATGTTTTTCATTAGCATCATCAGCTTCTTTAGCTCTATTTGAATACAGCTCAATAGCTCTTTTTTCAAATTCAATTGCAGCATCTATTGCAGCAGATTCGAAACTTGCAGCTTCTATTTTATTTATCATCTCTTTATCCATAACAGAATCAACCACTTCCATACCTTTTGCTTTTTCTGTGATTTCACTGTCAAAGTAGCCTTTTGATTTAAATCCATTGTAGAGGTCAGTTAGAAAACCATAATGAACGACTTCCTCTTCAGCCATTTCATTAAAAAATTCTTTAACTTTTGGATCTTCAACTTGAGAAGCTACTTTTCTAAAAAACTCCATACCTTTTTTCTCTAGTATTATCCCTTGTTTCAAAGTAATCAAAGTTTTGCTCTCATCCATAATGTCTCCCTTTGTGTTTATTGAAATGATATCAAATTTGTTATTAATATTATATGATATTTCCCACAGTAAAAAATAAAAAAGGACTTACTGATGAAGCCCTTTATAAAATTTCAAGTAGGAAATCTATTTGCCGTATCTAACTTTTAAATAATTGGTAATTTTATCTGATTGTTTTAAGATCTTTAAACCTTCTGCGTCTAATCTTCCAAAACTTGTTCCTTTGATATTTGACAACTCACCTGTAACATCTTTACCAAACAACTCAATTTTTAAAACATTTGATCTTCCACTTTTAAATTCGACAAACTCGCAATCATAGAAGCTCAAAGTATCATTTTTATCTAACTTCCTCTCTTTAATATCTTCTTTATCAGTATAATAAAAAAGGTAACACTCTTCGGTACTAATTATTGAAAACATCTCGCTAGATACACTATCTGTTTTCTTATTTTCTGAAGTCTCTTTTACAATTATCGCAGGTTTATCCTTGACTGATTCTTCATAATTTTCAACATTGATTACATTTACTTTTGAAGAATCACCCTTAAAATCATTCCAAAAAGATTTTATTATCAAAAATAGAATAATGAAAATGATTGATATAATAATAATCAATATTTTGTTTTTATGTACTTCAAGAAATCTTAAAATTTCATTCGTCATAGTACTCTGTTCAGTGTTCACATTTTCTAATTTAGAGTTCTCTGACTTTGATGAATCAATTCTTTTTTCAGTGATATTTTCTTCAAGATTCAATCCCAATTCTCTTGCATAAGAGCTTATAAACATCTTGACATAAGCTTCTGGCAAAGCATCAAATGTAGAGTTTTCTATAGCTTCCAAATATTTAATATTGATTTTAATTCTCTGTGATATAGCGATAAGATCCAAACCACTTTTCTCTCTGGCTTTTTTTAATTTTTCACCAAGTTCAACCATTTCTCTATCCTGCAATATTTTTCAAGTACTCTAATATAACTATAGTAAGCTTATTTAAAAAGCAATTTTTATGGAATATCCCATTTTTGCAATTGCTTCTTATTTCACAATTTTAAAATAAGTGGTTAAGATGAAACAGCTTACTAAATCGTAACCCATATTTTTAATTTGGAAAATAATTACTTTAAAACTGTCAAATTTTAAAATAACTAACAATTTCTTTTAGCTTTTCGGCTTGAGATGACAGTTCTTTAGCTGCATCAGCTGTTTCTTCTGAGCTAGCAGAATTAGTTTGAGTTATTTTTGAAACCTGAACAAGTCCTGTATTAGCTTGTTCAATTGCTCTGGCTTGCTCTTGAGATGAAACTGCAATTTCATTTACTAAATCAACTGCTTTGGTTATACTTTTTTCAATCTCTTTTAATGATTGGACTGATTTTTTTGTTATTGATGAACCTGTTTCTACTCTTTTAACAGAATCTTCGATCAATTCTGTGGTTTCTTTTGCGGCTTCTGCCGATCTTTGAGCAAGGTTTCTTACTTCATCTGCTACAACTGCAAATCCTTTACCATGAATTCCAGCCCTTGCAGCCTCAACTGCTGCATTCAAAGCTAAAAGATTGGTTTGAAAAGCAATATCATCAATTACTTTAATAATTTTTTTTATCTCTCCAGAACTAATTGCAATACCATGAACAGCCTTTTCCAGATCATTCATATTTTGATTTCCTTGTAAAGCTAATTTTTTTGCATCTGATGAAATATTTGCTGCAAGATTTGCGTTCTCAGCATTTAATCTAGTTTGAGAACCAATTTCAAGCATAGTTGAAGTCAATTCCTCAATTGAGCTTGACTGCTCTGTAGAGCCAAGTGATAGAGAACTGGAAGCCTCAGATAATTGAGTAGACCCATGATCAATATCCTCTGCTGCAAAAGTAATTTCTTCGATGGTCAAATATAGTTTTTTGATTGTGTCTTCCAATGAGACAGATATTTTATTCATCATTTCATAATAGATTTTCATATCTTCGTTAAATGAATCAGGTTGATATTGTATAGTTAAATCACCTTCAGACAATTTTTTTAAAAAGTATGATATTTGATCAACTTCTTTTACAAGGTATTCAGTGATCTGCTTACTTTTTTCTTGCTCAGCCAAAGCAATTTTTTTGGCATCTTCTGCAATTTTAAGCACTGAATTATCTGTAGATTCATCTTTAATCAGATTAAATGAACCACATACATTGTTTTCCAAATCAATAATAGGATAGGTTGCAATCGAATAAACAATCCTATTCCCTTTTTTCTCGATATTAAATGTGTCTTTTTTAGTAGTATTTCTTTCAACAGTTTCAATAAAGAGATCCCTTTTTAAATTGAGACTTGTTTGCTCCATTATTGAATCTACGTTCCCAAAAGTTTGTTCAAACAGATCATTCCTGTATAATATTTTTCCATCTTTATCATTGATAAATATAAGAACTGGCATTTTATCAAAATAAATTGTGTATGTTTTAATAATTTGATTGATGCCTTGTACGATACTTATGTTCAAACCATGCCTTGATTTCTCAGATGTATCAATATCAACAGAACTTTTTAAGCTTCCTCGAACAATATTAGTTTTAATTTTCATTGTGTTTTCAGTAATAAGAGCTAAGTTTTCTTTGATTAAATTTAGATTGTCTGATAATTCTCCTAATTCATCGTTACTTACCTTTGAAAGGCTTATGTCATACTTACCAGAAGCAATCTGTTTAGCAACATAACTAATTTCTTTTATAGGGTTTATGAAGTATTTATAAGAAAAAGAAACCATTGTTAAAATAACAATTAAGAAGATTGTAAAAATTACAGTAATTCTAAAAAAAAGATCACTGTGCAGATCTTTTTCAAAATTATTTAGAAGAAGATCTAAATCATCAGAGTATATACCTGTAGCAAGGATCATATCAGATTTTGGTATTTTTTTAAACCATACATGTTTTTTTACAGGTTCATCTTTTCCACTCTTATTCCAATAATAGTCGATATAACCTTCGTCTTGTAATTTCGACATATCAACTAATTCTTTAAAGAATTTCTTACCTTTTACATCTTCATAATCAGATAAGTCTTTGTTTAGAAGGGATTTTACATATGGATGATAGAGGCAATAATATTTTGAATTCATAACATAAAAATAGCCTTCAGGATCATATTTCATAAAATCTAGAGATTTAAAAAATTTTTCTTGGGAACGTGTCGCAATGTAATCACCAATAGTCACATCTACGAGTGATTTCAATTGATTTAATCGTTCTTTTGTTAGTAATTCTTTTTGATCATTCAATTTAGAGCTATAAGTTGAAAAATCAAATATTAATATGCCTCCTGTTATAGAGACTGCAGTTATCAATAAAACCAACAAGATTTTTCTATAAATGTCCAATTTCATGAGTTCTCCAAAAATAGTATTATGTAATATAAGATAATGCTTTATTTGTGTGATAAACAATAATGTTGTAGAAATCTTTTAAATTCATGAAAACTATCATTTGGTATTTCATTATTTTTTTTATATGTTCATGTTCGCTATTAACAAAGAGGATTAGAATGAACAAGATATATACAAAAACTGGAGACAAGGGAACCACTTCTCTTGTTGGGGGTGAAAGAGTAGATAAATTTAATATCAAAGTTGAAAGTTATGGTACAATTGATGAGCTTAACTCAGTTGTAGGTTTATTAAGATCCTTCTTAAATTCTGAAGAACATAATCCTGATTTAGATATCATTATTGATGAACTTGGCATAATCCAAAATGTATTGTTTGATTTAGGTTCTTATCTAGCATCTTCAATAATAGCCAGAGAGAAGTATGGACTAAAATTTTGTACAGATAAAACTGAAATGCTTGAGAAAACCATGGATAAATGGCTGAAAGTATTACCAAAACTGAACTCTTTCATAATACCGGGAGGTTCAATAAGCTCATCTTATATGCATCTTGCAAGAACAGTTTGTAGAAGAGCAGAGAGAACAATCGTTAATTTAAGTAAGCAAGAAGAAGTAAATGATGATTCATTAAAATTTATCAACAGGTTAAGTGATTATTTTTTTGTTTTAGCAAGGTATTATAATTTTCTTAAAAAGAATGATGAAATATTATGGACTAAATGTTGAGGTTGATTTGAAAGTATTAGATTATGATTTACCAGATATTGAGATATTACGAAGTGAAAAGGATTTTGATTTTTTTATTTGGGTACCAGATCAGACAAATTTGATCCTTGGTCAAAGTAATAATCCAGAAAAATCACTAAATACTGAATTTGTAATTCTTGACAATATCCCTGTTTTCAAAAGACCTTCCGGGGGAGAAACTGTAGTTTTAACGCCAAAAACAATTGTATTGGCATTTGTGGAGAAAAAAAACAGTCTTATTGCTCCAGGTACATTTTTTAAAAAATTTAATGGAATTGTAATGCATGCTTTGGAAACTTTAGGAATTTCAAATGTGTTCCATAGAGGAATATCTGATTTAACAATAGGAAATAAAAAAATCCTTGGTTCATCTATTTATATGAAACCTGATCGAATATTTTACCATGCTGTGATTAATGTTTCGGAATCTATTGATACAATAACTAGATATATTTCACATCCTGATAAGGAACCAGATTATAGAAAAGGTAGATCTCATAATGATTTTGTAACCTCTATTTCCAAAGAGTATCCAGAGATAAATATTGAAAGAGTTTTGAAATCTTTGAAACTTAGCATAGCTGATTATAAGCTAAAAAAAGAGATTAAAGATGCCCAAGGAAGATAAAAAGTTAGCAGTTTCTCTTATGCTTTTATCTTCGTTAAGTTTTGCTATTATGGGATTGATGGTTAAGTTTTCTGGTGATATCCCCGTTTTTGAAAAAGTATTTGCTAGAAATTTGATAAGTCTTTTTGTTGCAATTATTGTTTTGGTAAAGAGTTCTTCTAGATTTTTTGGAAAGCTTGAGAATCAGAAATTTCTATTCTTACGCTCACTATTAGGATTATCAGGAGTTGCATTGTTTTTTTATGCCATTCATAATATGAATTTAGCAGATTCCTCCATGTTGAATAAGATGTCACCTTTTTTTGTTACTATCTTTGCGTCTCTTTTTTTAAAAGAAAAGATCACGAGAAGATCCATCTTAATTTTAGTAATAGTTTTTTTAAGTGTCCTTTTGATTGTAAAACCTAAGCTTGACTTTACAATCCTACCTGCCTTTGCAGGACTGACATCGGCTGCTTGTGCTGGTGGAGCATATACAATTCTGAGATATTTGAAGGATAAGGAAAAACCAGAAACAATTGTATTTTATTTTTCTTTATTTTCTGTTATAGTGATGTTTCCATTAATGATGATTAATTTCGTAATACCTTCCTTAGAAGAGTTTTTTGCCTTACTTGGTATTGGAGTATTTGCTGGAATAGCACAGATATTATTAACATATTCATACAGATATGGTAAAGCTTCAGAATTATCTATCTACAGTTACACAAATGTTGTTTTTTCTGGGGTTTTTGGCTTCGTTTTTATGAAAGAGATTCCAGATATTTTATCTTTTGTAGGTATAACTCTAATTGTAGTAACTTCTACTTACTTTTATAAATGGAGTAAGTCTTAATTTTCCAACGATAAAATCTATTAGTCTACACCTTGTTTATCAAAATATATAATTTTAAAATTTTTAATCTTATTGTTATAGATAGATTTTACTAGAACTTTTTATTGGGTAAAAAGTCTTTGAGCGAAAGTTAATAATTTGTTATTTTTTTTTAAAGTGTGAGCTAGCTCTCATTTCTTATATTAAAAACGCTTTATCATTCTTATATACAAGGGAGGTTAATATGTTTCTTAAAGTTTATTCCATCGGATCGGATCTTTTCAATTCCTCGATAATTGATATGATTTCGGACGAATACACTGTGAAGATTAGTAGTGTTTTTTATGATGACATGGTTGATTCTGAGGATTTACTTGGTTTGACGATTTTTATCTTTGATGAAGGTAAAAATGGAATTGGAATGGAGTTCCTCAAAGATTTAAGAAGAAATGATTCGAAATCTCCAGCAATAGTTATTGCATCAAAAGAAAAAAATCTTGACAGTATATTAAGTTTACAAAAAGCTACATACTTGTTAAATTCACCTTTAGACCAAAATAAATTGAAGAATATGCTATCAAAACTTAAACAAGAATTTCATCAAACACAAGTTGAACTAGTACTTAAAAAAATATCCAGCTACCTTTAAATTTACCTTACTCTACAGATATAAATGAAAAAGCAGTATTGTTACAAAAATAACAATTTTATGGTTAATTAACGATTAATTTAACTATTTCTCACCCCCCCTATTTGCAATTATTCCATTATATAAAGAATA
This Candidatus Delongbacteria bacterium DNA region includes the following protein-coding sequences:
- a CDS encoding ferritin family protein, whose amino-acid sequence is MDESKTLITLKQGIILEKKGMEFFRKVASQVEDPKVKEFFNEMAEEEVVHYGFLTDLYNGFKSKGYFDSEITEKAKGMEVVDSVMDKEMINKIEAASFESAAIDAAIEFEKRAIELYSNRAKEADDANEKHFYEFLADWETNHLNDLEEIGKQLKEKIWHDNKFWAF
- a CDS encoding helix-turn-helix domain-containing protein — protein: MVELGEKLKKAREKSGLDLIAISQRIKINIKYLEAIENSTFDALPEAYVKMFISSYARELGLNLEENITEKRIDSSKSENSKLENVNTEQSTMTNEILRFLEVHKNKILIIIISIIFIILFLIIKSFWNDFKGDSSKVNVINVENYEESVKDKPAIIVKETSENKKTDSVSSEMFSIISTEECYLFYYTDKEDIKERKLDKNDTLSFYDCEFVEFKSGRSNVLKIELFGKDVTGELSNIKGTSFGRLDAEGLKILKQSDKITNYLKVRYGK
- a CDS encoding cache domain-containing protein, with protein sequence MKLDIYRKILLVLLITAVSITGGILIFDFSTYSSKLNDQKELLTKERLNQLKSLVDVTIGDYIATRSQEKFFKSLDFMKYDPEGYFYVMNSKYYCLYHPYVKSLLNKDLSDYEDVKGKKFFKELVDMSKLQDEGYIDYYWNKSGKDEPVKKHVWFKKIPKSDMILATGIYSDDLDLLLNNFEKDLHSDLFFRITVIFTIFLIVILTMVSFSYKYFINPIKEISYVAKQIASGKYDISLSKVSNDELGELSDNLNLIKENLALITENTMKIKTNIVRGSLKSSVDIDTSEKSRHGLNISIVQGINQIIKTYTIYFDKMPVLIFINDKDGKILYRNDLFEQTFGNVDSIMEQTSLNLKRDLFIETVERNTTKKDTFNIEKKGNRIVYSIATYPIIDLENNVCGSFNLIKDESTDNSVLKIAEDAKKIALAEQEKSKQITEYLVKEVDQISYFLKKLSEGDLTIQYQPDSFNEDMKIYYEMMNKISVSLEDTIKKLYLTIEEITFAAEDIDHGSTQLSEASSSLSLGSTEQSSSIEELTSTMLEIGSQTRLNAENANLAANISSDAKKLALQGNQNMNDLEKAVHGIAISSGEIKKIIKVIDDIAFQTNLLALNAAVEAARAGIHGKGFAVVADEVRNLAQRSAEAAKETTELIEDSVKRVETGSSITKKSVQSLKEIEKSITKAVDLVNEIAVSSQEQARAIEQANTGLVQVSKITQTNSASSEETADAAKELSSQAEKLKEIVSYFKI
- a CDS encoding cob(I)yrinic acid a,c-diamide adenosyltransferase, whose product is MRMNKIYTKTGDKGTTSLVGGERVDKFNIKVESYGTIDELNSVVGLLRSFLNSEEHNPDLDIIIDELGIIQNVLFDLGSYLASSIIAREKYGLKFCTDKTEMLEKTMDKWLKVLPKLNSFIIPGGSISSSYMHLARTVCRRAERTIVNLSKQEEVNDDSLKFINRLSDYFFVLARYYNFLKKNDEILWTKC
- a CDS encoding DMT family transporter → MPKEDKKLAVSLMLLSSLSFAIMGLMVKFSGDIPVFEKVFARNLISLFVAIIVLVKSSSRFFGKLENQKFLFLRSLLGLSGVALFFYAIHNMNLADSSMLNKMSPFFVTIFASLFLKEKITRRSILILVIVFLSVLLIVKPKLDFTILPAFAGLTSAACAGGAYTILRYLKDKEKPETIVFYFSLFSVIVMFPLMMINFVIPSLEEFFALLGIGVFAGIAQILLTYSYRYGKASELSIYSYTNVVFSGVFGFVFMKEIPDILSFVGITLIVVTSTYFYKWSKS